The following coding sequences lie in one Primulina huaijiensis isolate GDHJ02 chromosome 2, ASM1229523v2, whole genome shotgun sequence genomic window:
- the LOC140957357 gene encoding uncharacterized protein: MSKKASESSVNKSIPVVVQSEGAFNAGIVLTEQNYDIWSQLIEMQIAERDKISYIRNKTKPPKESDAGYEKWYAENQKVKRWLLMSMSPEIMRRYLRLPTAYDIWDALSKAFYDGSDELQVFTLNQKDFSSKQNGKMLFIYYGELIEIFQMLDHRDKVVMNDPEDIKAYHKSIERLRVHIFLASLDEDFDPIRREILRRDTIPNLDECYSLVRREAVRNTSFKGDSGALEPSALVARNRSTQNPQNRPNNGKTTNGIDKSFYKCDQCNRTGHTKSRCFELVGYPEWWDHSRSKKNQKASSTTAVVETQTLKDVTEQASALVLT; encoded by the coding sequence atgagcaAGAAAGCTTCAGAATCTAGTGTGAATAAATCCATTCCGGTTGTAGTTCAATCTGAAGGAGCATTTAATGCTGGAATCGTCCTTACAGAGCAAAATTACGACATATGGTCTCAACTCATAGAAATGCAAATCGCTGAAAGAGACAAAATCTCCTATATTCGGAACAAGACCAAGCCACCTAAAGAATCAGATGCAGGCTATGAAAAATGGTATGCTGAAAACCAAAAGGTCAAAAGGTGGTTGTTAATGTCTATGTCACCAGAAATCATGAGGCGTTATTTACGTCTTCCCACAGCATATGATATATGGGATGCTTTGTCAAAAGCATTCTATGACGGAAGTGATGAGTTACAAGTCTTCACATTGAATCAAAAGGATTTCTCATCAAAACAAAACGGGAAAatgctttttatttattatggGGAATTGATTGAAATTTTTCAAATGTTGGATCATCGTGACAAAGTGGTTATGAATGACCCAGAAGATATTAAAGCCtaccacaaatccatcgaacgatTGAGAGTTCACATATTTCTGGCTAGCTTAGATGAAGATTTTGATCCTATTCGAAGAGAAATTCTACGTAGAGATACAATACCAAACTTAGATGAATGTTATTCGTTGGTTCGACGCGAAGCTGTTCGTAATACCTCCTTCAAAGGAGATTCTGGAGCTCTTGAACCCAGTGCTTTGGTGGCTCGGAACAGATCTACTCAGAATCCACAAAATCGACCAAACAATGGGAAAACGACTAATGGTATTGACAAGTCCTTCTACAAATGCGATCAATGCAATAGGACAGGCCATACCAAAAGTCGTTGTTTTGAGTTGGTAGGATATCCAGAATGGTGGGATCATAGTCGttcgaaaaaaaatcaaaaggcaTCATCCACAACAGCAGTTGTTGAAACACAGACCCTGAAAGATGTCACTGAACAAGCCTCAGCACTGGTATTAACTTAA